One Buchnera aphidicola (Pentalonia nigronervosa) DNA segment encodes these proteins:
- a CDS encoding peptidylprolyl isomerase, producing the protein MKKYFFLFLCYFFSVIYVSAQASQIDNIVAIVNEKAILNSEVNQMLFLLRNTSQNILTSLNISFLKEKIIKRLILDRLMLDEAKKINLIVTDDQVNNAIKNIASEQNITVDQLKNNIFINNKINGYFNYYDYFSSIKKLLTIQMIQDYELHKRVRTSDQEINFILKNMISYRLNHRKIKYSYIFFPFSKTRNNNAIYNKNILIAHIVKKLKQGYSFKKLCQKYQKNKNFLIQDASWANVLKIKKIFLNTLNIFKKGQILGPIKNEKGVYVFKIYDIKDPQEDIVQEFHVKHCLIKSSKSSYASNTKKIIFDIYKNLINKTYSFDYAVQHFSQDVFSYQKNGDLGWVVNESLPENFKMVLLNLHDKQISKPIKSNFGWHIFQLLEKRKIDKFYKIKKHQAHKILLFRKIELERKKWIKDLIRTAYIKIFKNEKK; encoded by the coding sequence TTTTTTTAGTGTTATCTATGTATCTGCGCAGGCATCACAGATTGATAATATTGTTGCAATTGTTAATGAAAAAGCTATATTAAATAGTGAAGTTAATCAAATGCTTTTTCTTTTAAGAAATACCAGTCAAAATATTTTAACATCTTTAAATATTTCTTTTTTAAAAGAAAAAATTATTAAAAGACTTATTTTAGATCGTTTAATGTTAGATGAAGCAAAAAAAATAAATTTAATTGTAACTGATGATCAAGTAAATAATGCTATTAAAAACATTGCATCGGAACAAAATATTACTGTAGATCAATTAAAAAATAACATTTTTATTAATAATAAAATTAATGGTTACTTTAATTATTACGATTATTTTAGTAGTATTAAAAAATTATTAACGATTCAAATGATACAGGATTATGAGCTACATAAACGTGTGCGCACTTCTGATCAGGAAATAAATTTTATTTTAAAAAATATGATTAGTTATAGACTCAATCATAGAAAAATTAAATACAGCTATATTTTTTTTCCATTTTCAAAAACACGAAATAATAATGCTATTTATAATAAAAATATTTTAATTGCGCATATAGTTAAGAAATTAAAACAAGGTTATAGTTTTAAAAAATTATGTCAAAAATATCAAAAAAATAAAAATTTTTTAATTCAAGATGCGTCTTGGGCCAACGTTTTAAAAATAAAAAAAATTTTTTTAAATACTTTGAATATTTTTAAAAAAGGTCAAATTTTAGGCCCAATTAAAAATGAAAAAGGGGTATATGTTTTTAAAATTTACGACATTAAAGATCCACAAGAAGATATTGTACAAGAGTTTCACGTTAAACATTGTTTAATAAAATCATCAAAATCATCATATGCGTCAAACACAAAAAAAATTATTTTTGATATATACAAAAATCTTATAAATAAGACTTATAGTTTTGATTATGCTGTTCAACATTTTTCTCAGGATGTTTTTTCATATCAAAAAAATGGGGATTTAGGATGGGTTGTAAATGAATCTTTACCGGAAAATTTTAAAATGGTATTGTTAAATTTACATGATAAGCAAATTAGTAAACCAATTAAATCAAATTTTGGATGGCATATTTTTCAGTTGTTAGAAAAACGTAAAATAGATAAATTTTATAAAATAAAAAAACATCAAGCGCATAAAATATTATTATTTCGTAAAATAGAATTGGAACGCAAGAAATGGATAAAAGATTTAATACGTACAGCCTATATTAAGATTTTCAAAAATGAAAAAAAATAA
- the rsmA gene encoding 16S rRNA (adenine(1518)-N(6)/adenine(1519)-N(6))-dimethyltransferase RsmA has protein sequence MKKNKISSCWKCKKHLGQNFLINKYVIREIVRFINPNHTQVLVEIGPGLAALTKSICQFINELIVIEIDPILLNILKKYEFYSKLVVFRQDALTFNYFHLFRQKNQIIRIFGNLPYNISTSLIICFLKQIEIVQDMHFMLQKEVAERLIALPGSKRYGRLSIIAQYYCSIKILLNVDPDCFYPIPKVYSMFVRFVPHNKFPVFVYDINILSNITNAAFQHRRKMLHHSLKQFFSKETLIQLDISPTIRAENVSVLQYCRLANYIYFLKTNKNSICTSLK, from the coding sequence ATGAAAAAAAATAAAATCAGCAGTTGTTGGAAGTGTAAAAAACATTTAGGACAAAATTTTCTTATTAATAAATATGTTATACGAGAGATTGTCAGGTTTATAAACCCGAATCATACTCAAGTTTTAGTTGAAATCGGTCCAGGGTTAGCTGCGTTAACTAAATCTATATGTCAGTTCATCAATGAGTTAATTGTTATAGAAATAGATCCTATTTTATTAAATATACTTAAGAAATATGAATTTTACTCAAAGTTAGTCGTTTTTCGTCAAGATGCGTTAACATTTAATTATTTTCATTTATTTCGTCAAAAAAATCAAATCATTCGTATTTTTGGTAATTTACCATATAATATTTCTACCTCTTTGATTATATGTTTTTTGAAACAAATAGAAATTGTTCAAGATATGCATTTTATGTTACAGAAAGAAGTTGCAGAACGATTAATTGCATTACCCGGAAGTAAACGATATGGACGTTTGAGTATTATTGCACAATATTATTGTTCTATTAAAATTTTGTTAAATGTTGATCCCGACTGTTTTTACCCAATACCAAAAGTATATTCTATGTTTGTTCGTTTTGTTCCTCATAATAAGTTTCCTGTTTTCGTATATGATATAAATATTTTGAGTAATATTACAAACGCAGCATTTCAACATAGACGAAAAATGTTACATCATAGTTTGAAACAATTTTTTTCAAAAGAAACATTGATTCAATTAGATATTAGTCCAACAATCAGAGCAGAAAATGTTTCTGTATTGCAATATTGTCGATTAGCGAATTATATATATTTTTTAAAAACAAATAAAAATTCAATTTGTACTAGTCTTAAATAA
- a CDS encoding symmetrical bis(5'-nucleosyl)-tetraphosphatase has translation MSTYFIGDIHGCFNELQLLLKKVLFNHKKDDLWITGDLVSRGPDSLKVLRYLYTLKDRVKIVLGNHDLNLISIYAGIKSNKKENGFDELLSAADSSNLINWLRRQSLLQIDEKRKIIMTHAGVSPQWNISTLKLYACMIHDFLSSKNYSLFLELIYNNNINFWSKKLNRLDRLRYSVNALTRMRYCYLNGRLNMLCKASPNIIHHSLYPWFRMKGNISQEYSIVFGHWSSLRGFDIPKPFFSLDTGCCWGGELTMLRWEDKKRFSQPKIHV, from the coding sequence ATGAGTACCTATTTTATTGGTGATATTCATGGTTGTTTTAACGAATTGCAATTATTGTTAAAAAAAGTGCTATTTAATCACAAAAAAGATGATTTATGGATTACAGGTGATTTAGTATCTCGAGGGCCTGATTCTTTAAAAGTATTAAGATATCTTTATACTTTGAAAGATCGAGTAAAAATAGTGCTTGGTAATCATGATTTAAATTTAATTTCAATTTACGCTGGCATAAAAAGTAATAAAAAAGAGAATGGTTTTGATGAATTGCTATCAGCAGCGGATAGTTCGAATTTGATAAATTGGTTGCGACGTCAATCCCTATTACAAATTGATGAAAAGAGAAAAATTATTATGACACACGCTGGTGTTAGTCCACAATGGAATATATCAACTTTGAAATTATATGCATGCATGATTCATGATTTTTTATCTAGTAAAAATTATAGTTTGTTTTTAGAATTAATTTACAATAATAATATAAATTTTTGGAGTAAAAAGTTAAATCGATTAGATCGATTAAGATACAGTGTTAATGCACTGACACGCATGAGATATTGTTATTTAAACGGTCGATTGAATATGTTGTGTAAAGCTTCTCCTAACATTATACATCATTCTTTGTATCCATGGTTTAGAATGAAAGGAAACATTTCACAAGAATATTCAATTGTTTTTGGGCATTGGTCTTCTTTAAGAGGTTTTGACATTCCTAAACCATTTTTTTCATTGGATACAGGTTGTTGCTGGGGTGGTGAATTAACTATGCTGCGATGGGAAGATAAAAAACGATTTTCGCAACCTAAAATTCATGTTTAA
- the carB gene encoding carbamoyl-phosphate synthase large subunit has translation MPKFTDIQSILILGAGPIIIGQACEFDYSGTQACKALKEEGYKVILVNSNPATIMTDPEIADATYIEPIHWTIIKKIIQKERPHALLPTMGGQIALNCALELDKRGILKKFHVKIIGSKISSIETSENRKSFEQLMKKLKIKTAKCDIAHDIKEAKFILEKIGFPCIIRPSFTMGGHGGGIAYNNEEFKEICERGLKLSLNKELLIDESLIGWKEYEMEVVRDKNDNCIIVCTIENLDPMGIHTGDSITIAPAQTLTDKEYQTMRNSAIKILRAIGVETGGANVQFAINPKNGQMVVIEMNPRVSRSSALASKATGFPIAKIAAKLAIGYTLDELKNDITGIHTTAAFEPVIDYVVTKIPRFNFEKFPGCNDRLTTQMKSVGEVMAIGRTFQESIQKAICGLEIGCNGFNEKISSLKNSKNLEKIQTELKHAGSERLWYIGDAFRAKMTVNEVFKLTLIDPWFLIQIKEIIDLETQIIKNGFYGLNYNFLYYIKRKGFSDQRIATLTKKTEREIRTLRHKFNLRPVFKRIDTCAAEFSTKTAYMYSTWEDECEAQTNKNKKKVIILGGGPNRIGQGIEFDYCCVHAVQALREDNFETIMINCNPETVSTDYDISDRLYFEPITLENILEIVHIEKPNGVIIQYGGQTPLKLAQEFLKEGIPIIGTSPDAIDKAENRYRFQKIVTKLKLQQPLNETVLTLEEAQKQAKKIGYPIMVRPSYVLGGRAMEIVYEPNALSSYFKKTLKENNTNPVLLDQYLEHATEVDVDAICDGQHVLIGGIMEHIEQAGIHSGDSACSLPVYTLTNKIQEKIRQQVKKLAFELSVMGLMNVQFAIKNNEIYVIEVNPRASRTVPFVSKATGLALAKISVRVMYGKTLLEQGFTKEIIPPHFSVKEAILPFDKFHDVDPILGPEMRSTGEVMGIGRSFSEAFSKALLSTHSNIKKTGRVLLSVRNDDKRSIVNIAIKLKKAGFKIDATKGTAQALKKSGITSRLVKKIREGQPNVQNNLKNGEYSYIINTISCHHDIQDSSLIFRNALQYKIHYDTTINGAFATIMALNQDPSKHIQSLQEIHKKINR, from the coding sequence ATGCCTAAATTTACTGATATACAATCAATATTAATTCTTGGAGCCGGTCCAATAATTATCGGGCAAGCATGTGAATTTGATTATTCAGGAACACAAGCTTGTAAAGCTTTAAAAGAAGAAGGGTATAAAGTTATTCTTGTTAATTCTAATCCTGCAACAATTATGACTGACCCTGAGATAGCTGACGCGACATATATTGAACCAATACATTGGACGATTATAAAAAAAATCATTCAAAAAGAACGACCACATGCATTACTACCTACGATGGGCGGTCAAATTGCGCTTAATTGCGCATTAGAATTAGATAAAAGAGGAATATTAAAAAAATTTCATGTAAAAATAATTGGTTCAAAAATCAGTTCTATCGAAACATCTGAAAATAGAAAATCATTTGAACAATTAATGAAAAAACTAAAAATAAAAACTGCAAAATGCGATATTGCTCATGATATAAAAGAAGCAAAATTTATTTTAGAAAAAATCGGATTTCCATGTATTATACGACCATCTTTTACTATGGGAGGTCATGGAGGAGGAATTGCATATAACAATGAAGAATTTAAAGAAATTTGCGAAAGAGGATTAAAATTATCTCTTAATAAAGAATTATTAATTGATGAATCTCTGATTGGATGGAAAGAATATGAAATGGAAGTTGTACGTGATAAAAATGACAATTGCATTATTGTTTGCACTATTGAAAATCTAGATCCTATGGGTATTCATACTGGCGATTCTATTACTATTGCACCAGCACAAACTTTAACTGATAAAGAATATCAAACAATGCGTAATTCGGCTATAAAAATTTTACGCGCAATCGGAGTAGAAACTGGAGGTGCTAATGTACAATTTGCAATTAATCCAAAAAATGGTCAAATGGTTGTGATCGAAATGAATCCAAGAGTATCTCGTTCTTCTGCACTAGCATCCAAAGCAACTGGATTTCCAATTGCAAAAATCGCTGCTAAACTCGCAATTGGCTATACACTAGATGAATTAAAAAACGATATTACTGGAATACATACCACAGCTGCGTTTGAACCTGTAATAGATTATGTAGTGACGAAAATTCCTAGATTTAATTTTGAAAAGTTTCCAGGATGCAACGACCGATTAACTACACAAATGAAATCTGTTGGAGAAGTAATGGCTATAGGTCGTACATTTCAAGAATCTATACAAAAAGCGATTTGTGGATTAGAAATTGGATGTAACGGATTTAATGAAAAAATATCTTCTTTGAAAAATTCAAAAAATTTAGAAAAAATCCAAACAGAACTAAAACATGCTGGATCAGAACGTCTTTGGTATATTGGCGATGCATTTCGTGCTAAAATGACTGTCAATGAAGTATTTAAATTGACCTTAATTGATCCATGGTTTTTAATTCAAATTAAAGAAATTATTGACTTAGAAACTCAAATTATTAAAAATGGATTTTACGGATTAAACTATAATTTTTTATATTATATAAAAAGAAAAGGTTTTTCTGATCAACGCATAGCAACATTGACTAAAAAAACTGAACGAGAAATAAGAACGTTACGTCACAAATTTAATTTGCGTCCAGTTTTTAAAAGAATTGATACATGTGCAGCAGAATTTTCTACCAAAACTGCATATATGTATTCAACATGGGAAGATGAATGCGAGGCTCAAACAAATAAAAATAAAAAGAAAGTTATTATATTAGGTGGAGGACCAAATAGAATTGGACAAGGCATAGAATTTGATTACTGCTGTGTACATGCTGTACAAGCTCTGCGTGAAGATAACTTTGAAACAATTATGATTAATTGCAATCCAGAAACAGTATCTACTGATTATGATATTTCGGACAGATTATATTTCGAACCTATCACATTAGAAAACATTTTAGAAATTGTACATATTGAAAAACCTAACGGTGTTATTATTCAATATGGCGGACAAACACCATTAAAACTAGCTCAAGAATTCTTAAAAGAAGGAATACCAATTATTGGCACTAGTCCAGATGCAATTGACAAAGCGGAAAATCGTTATCGTTTTCAAAAAATCGTGACAAAACTAAAATTACAACAACCATTAAATGAAACTGTATTAACTCTAGAGGAAGCACAAAAACAAGCAAAAAAAATTGGATATCCGATTATGGTTCGACCATCTTATGTCTTAGGCGGACGAGCCATGGAAATTGTTTATGAACCAAATGCTTTGAGTTCTTATTTTAAAAAAACTTTAAAAGAAAATAATACTAATCCTGTGTTACTAGATCAATATTTGGAACATGCAACAGAAGTGGATGTAGATGCAATATGTGATGGACAACATGTTTTAATTGGAGGAATTATGGAACATATTGAACAAGCTGGTATACATTCTGGAGATTCAGCATGTTCTTTACCTGTATATACTCTTACAAATAAAATACAAGAAAAAATTAGACAACAAGTTAAAAAATTAGCGTTTGAATTATCTGTAATGGGATTAATGAATGTACAATTCGCTATTAAAAATAATGAAATATATGTTATTGAAGTAAACCCGAGGGCTTCACGTACTGTACCGTTTGTTTCAAAAGCAACAGGATTAGCATTAGCAAAAATTTCTGTACGAGTTATGTATGGAAAAACACTATTAGAACAAGGATTTACAAAAGAAATTATACCTCCACATTTTTCTGTAAAAGAAGCAATTCTTCCCTTCGATAAATTTCACGATGTTGATCCGATATTAGGACCAGAAATGCGATCTACAGGCGAAGTTATGGGAATTGGAAGAAGTTTTTCAGAAGCATTTTCAAAAGCATTATTAAGTACACATAGTAATATAAAAAAAACAGGTCGTGTTCTTCTGTCTGTTCGAAATGATGATAAACGTAGCATTGTTAATATAGCGATTAAACTAAAAAAAGCAGGATTTAAAATAGATGCTACTAAAGGTACTGCACAAGCTTTAAAAAAATCTGGAATAACATCTAGATTAGTCAAGAAAATACGAGAAGGTCAACCGAACGTACAAAACAATTTGAAAAACGGAGAATATTCATATATAATTAACACAATATCATGTCATCATGATATACAAGATTCTAGTTTAATATTCCGTAATGCGTTACAATACAAAATACATTACGACACTACTATAAATGGCGCGTTTGCAACTATTATGGCATTAAATCAAGACCCTTCAAAACACATACAATCACTACAAGAAATACATAAAAAAATAAATCGATAA
- the carA gene encoding glutamine-hydrolyzing carbamoyl-phosphate synthase small subunit — translation MEGVLGALAVLILEDGTKFHGRFIGAQGVATGEIVFNTSITGYQEIITDPSYSHQIVTLTYPHIGNVGVNKHDEESCKIYVKGLIIRNLSLIDSNYRSEKTFSEYLKENDIVAISDIDTRKLTRILRTKGSQNGCIIKDNKKNYFTAYKNAKNCLSLTGQDLVKTVSTKTIYNWDQNGIFYKKTPTPLQKNKKSSFHIVVYDFGVKKSILQMLVDRNCYLTIIPASTSPKTALKFSPDGIFLSNGPGDPRPCKYAINAIQYFLKINIPIFGICLGHQLLALANGANIIKMKFGHHGANHPVKDIQKNRVIITSQNHNFSVDIKNIPRNINITHVSLFDGTIQGLSLKNKIAFSFQGHPEANPGPHDASYLFDCFIEKIMYHNNKI, via the coding sequence ATGGAGGGCGTTTTGGGAGCATTAGCAGTACTAATTTTGGAAGATGGAACAAAATTTCATGGACGATTTATTGGTGCACAAGGGGTAGCTACAGGTGAAATTGTTTTCAATACATCTATTACAGGATATCAAGAAATAATTACTGATCCGTCTTATTCACATCAAATTGTTACGTTAACTTATCCCCATATTGGCAACGTAGGAGTTAATAAACATGATGAAGAGTCATGTAAAATTTATGTCAAAGGATTAATTATTCGTAATTTATCACTAATAGATAGTAATTATCGTAGCGAAAAAACATTTTCAGAATATCTAAAAGAAAACGATATTGTTGCTATTTCTGATATTGATACAAGAAAACTAACACGTATTTTACGTACAAAAGGCTCTCAAAATGGATGTATTATTAAAGATAACAAAAAAAATTATTTTACAGCGTATAAAAATGCTAAAAACTGCTTGAGTTTAACAGGTCAAGATTTGGTAAAAACAGTATCAACAAAAACTATTTATAATTGGGATCAAAACGGTATTTTTTATAAAAAAACACCCACTCCTTTACAAAAAAACAAAAAATCATCATTTCACATTGTAGTATACGATTTTGGAGTAAAAAAAAGTATACTTCAAATGTTAGTAGATAGAAACTGTTATTTAACAATTATACCTGCATCAACTAGTCCTAAAACTGCGTTAAAATTTTCTCCTGATGGAATTTTTTTATCTAATGGACCTGGAGATCCTAGACCGTGCAAATATGCTATTAATGCTATTCAATATTTTCTTAAAATAAACATTCCTATTTTTGGAATTTGCTTAGGTCATCAATTACTTGCATTAGCTAATGGAGCTAATATAATAAAAATGAAATTTGGACATCATGGTGCAAATCATCCAGTAAAAGATATACAAAAAAATCGTGTTATTATTACCTCGCAAAATCATAATTTTTCTGTCGATATAAAAAATATTCCACGTAATATAAATATTACACATGTTTCTCTTTTTGATGGTACGATACAAGGATTATCTTTAAAAAATAAAATAGCATTTAGTTTTCAAGGGCATCCAGAAGCTAATCCTGGACCACATGATGCATCATATTTATTTGATTGTTTTATCGAAAAAATAATGTATCACAACAATAAAATTTAG
- a CDS encoding 4-hydroxy-tetrahydrodipicolinate reductase — MKKIRIAISGPMGRMGQMLVKEVQKNKHTCLSTVIVRKNSPFVNQDIGEKIGIGAIGVLIRETLNIEKNDFDILIDFTNPSSTLNYLKYCSKFKKNIVIGTTGFTQQEQKTIKLYSQKIGIILSSNFSIGINLLFQLIEHTTKVIGNNFDIDILETHHRNKIDSPSGTALSMAKVILKSMNWKNLKNHSIYHTNGIIQKRDKNKIGFSIVRSGNIVGKHTIMFTGNNEQIKISHTAFNRTNFSKGAVQSAIWISNKNKGLFNMLDVIS, encoded by the coding sequence ATGAAAAAAATTCGTATTGCTATCAGTGGACCTATGGGTCGTATGGGACAAATGCTTGTTAAAGAAGTACAAAAAAATAAACATACATGTTTATCAACAGTAATAGTTAGAAAAAATAGTCCATTCGTTAATCAAGACATTGGAGAAAAAATTGGAATTGGTGCAATTGGCGTTCTTATTAGAGAAACATTAAATATTGAAAAAAACGATTTCGATATTTTAATCGATTTTACCAATCCTAGTAGTACATTAAATTATTTAAAATATTGCAGCAAATTTAAAAAAAATATAGTAATTGGAACAACAGGATTTACACAACAAGAACAAAAAACTATAAAATTATATTCCCAAAAAATTGGCATTATATTATCGTCAAATTTTAGTATAGGCATTAATTTACTATTTCAACTAATTGAACATACCACTAAAGTAATAGGAAATAACTTTGACATTGATATTCTAGAAACTCATCATCGTAATAAGATAGATTCACCATCAGGTACAGCATTATCCATGGCTAAAGTAATATTAAAATCTATGAATTGGAAAAATTTAAAAAATCATTCTATATATCATACAAACGGAATAATACAAAAAAGAGATAAAAATAAAATTGGATTTTCTATAGTACGATCAGGAAATATTGTTGGAAAACACACTATTATGTTCACCGGAAACAACGAACAAATTAAAATTTCTCACACAGCTTTTAATAGAACAAATTTTTCTAAAGGCGCAGTACAATCTGCCATATGGATTAGCAATAAAAATAAAGGATTATTTAATATGTTAGACGTTATATCATAA